Proteins co-encoded in one Gracilimonas sp. genomic window:
- a CDS encoding PspA/IM30 family protein, whose translation MFQRFIRAIKSMFGGLISSMEDPKLILEQNIRDLNDQIPQMNENIATVKANLLMLQKEMNRNEKAIQDLTAKVKSAIQADRDDIAEGYALQLEKAKENYAHTKDQLAFAEKAYEKAIKVKKVFMREKDRKIQEAKEALRASERSEWQAKIADTLEQFEVGGIDATHDEMINRINEQSAKNEARMEIALDSIDTETMEIEANAEKLRAKSLVEQFKMEMGEKSGSINIDEEEPAKEKDSSKTVGNKEKSSS comes from the coding sequence ATGTTTCAACGATTTATCCGCGCAATCAAGTCCATGTTCGGTGGCTTAATAAGCTCAATGGAAGACCCAAAGCTCATCCTTGAGCAAAACATCCGGGACCTGAATGACCAAATTCCCCAGATGAACGAGAATATCGCTACGGTTAAAGCCAACCTGTTGATGCTCCAAAAAGAAATGAATCGAAATGAAAAAGCGATTCAGGATTTGACGGCAAAAGTGAAGTCCGCTATCCAGGCCGATCGTGATGATATTGCCGAGGGATATGCTCTTCAATTAGAGAAAGCCAAAGAAAATTATGCACACACCAAAGATCAGCTTGCCTTTGCTGAAAAAGCCTACGAAAAAGCGATTAAGGTGAAAAAAGTATTCATGCGTGAAAAAGATCGCAAGATCCAGGAAGCCAAAGAAGCATTGCGTGCAAGCGAGCGCTCCGAATGGCAAGCCAAGATTGCGGATACGCTGGAACAGTTTGAGGTAGGTGGAATTGATGCTACTCACGATGAGATGATTAACCGAATCAACGAGCAGTCGGCTAAAAACGAAGCCCGTATGGAAATCGCACTCGACAGCATTGATACTGAAACCATGGAAATCGAAGCCAATGCTGAGAAACTGCGCGCCAAGTCCTTAGTAGAACAGTTCAAGATGGAAATGGGTGAGAAGAGCGGGTCCATCAACATTGATGAAGAAGAACCGGCTAAAGAAAAAGACAGCTCTAAAACTGTTGGCAACAAAGAAAAAAGCAGTTCATAG
- a CDS encoding enoyl-CoA hydratase-related protein, with translation MDQIYETLLVEVDESGICTLTINRPDKLNALNNQVLDELDQAIDDIKENYQVKSLVITGAGEKAFVAGADIKELSSLDPVSGEKVSKKGQDIFQKIEDLTIPVIAAVNGYALGGGCELAMACHLRIAFEKAAFGLPEVSLGLIPGYGGTQRLTRLVGRGKALELIMTGRQVKADEAFEIGLVNQVTEHSAIDEAKSMLTKIMKQGPLAIKNAIQAVQEAGSGKGFETEARLFGELCGTADFKEGTGAFLEKRKPNFSGK, from the coding sequence ATGGACCAGATTTACGAAACGCTTCTTGTAGAAGTCGATGAATCAGGCATTTGCACGCTTACCATTAACCGCCCCGATAAACTCAACGCCCTCAACAATCAGGTGTTGGATGAACTCGACCAGGCTATTGATGACATCAAAGAGAATTATCAGGTTAAGTCGCTGGTGATTACCGGGGCCGGAGAAAAAGCTTTCGTGGCCGGTGCAGATATCAAAGAGCTGAGCTCGCTGGATCCGGTTTCCGGAGAAAAAGTATCCAAAAAAGGACAGGATATTTTTCAAAAGATCGAAGACCTGACCATTCCGGTGATCGCAGCCGTAAACGGCTATGCCCTTGGCGGGGGATGTGAACTGGCTATGGCCTGCCATTTAAGAATTGCATTCGAAAAAGCCGCTTTCGGGTTGCCGGAAGTCAGCCTGGGACTGATTCCCGGTTATGGCGGAACGCAGCGACTTACCCGGCTTGTAGGTCGCGGTAAAGCTCTGGAATTAATTATGACCGGCCGACAGGTAAAAGCAGATGAAGCTTTTGAAATCGGTTTGGTAAACCAGGTGACAGAACATTCCGCGATTGATGAGGCCAAATCAATGCTGACTAAAATCATGAAGCAAGGCCCTTTAGCTATTAAAAACGCTATTCAGGCTGTTCAGGAAGCCGGTTCCGGAAAAGGATTTGAAACCGAAGCCCGGCTGTTTGGAGAATTATGCGGTACGGCTGATTTTAAGGAAGGTACCGGCGCTTTTCTTGAAAAGAGAAAACCTAATTTCTCCGGTAAATAG
- the azu gene encoding azurin encodes MRTLFSLLAIFAFAFTTTVQAQDKVEVTIESNDRMQFDLNEIKVEAGQTVVLTLKHVGKLPKAAMGHNWVLLKQGVDIQAFGSAASKAAGNEYVPEGTDDVIVHTKLIGGGQETTIEFTAPAAGTYDYICSFPGHYALMKGKLIVE; translated from the coding sequence ATGAGAACTCTATTTTCTTTATTAGCAATTTTTGCTTTCGCATTCACAACAACGGTTCAAGCTCAGGATAAGGTTGAAGTAACCATCGAGAGTAACGACCGGATGCAATTTGACTTGAACGAAATTAAAGTAGAAGCAGGACAAACCGTTGTACTGACCCTTAAGCATGTTGGAAAACTTCCTAAAGCTGCAATGGGCCACAACTGGGTACTGCTGAAGCAAGGTGTCGACATTCAGGCGTTCGGATCAGCTGCCTCTAAAGCCGCTGGCAACGAGTACGTCCCGGAAGGCACCGACGATGTAATTGTACATACAAAACTGATTGGTGGCGGACAAGAAACTACCATCGAGTTTACAGCTCCCGCAGCCGGAACCTACGATTACATCTGTAGCTTCCCCGGCCACTACGCGCTGATGAAAGGTAAACTAATTGTAGAATAA
- a CDS encoding hemolysin family protein translates to MFEFALIFITVLLSGFFSGSEIAFVTANKLKLEVASRKNNFLSNSIEFFTRKPETFLTTTLVGNNIVNVLYATFMAIFLVEPIQVYSEAWFGLVPSEIQILIIQTIIASVVIMLFGEILPKAIFRALADNMIAVISIPLRIAYYLFRPLIEISKGSSNILIRWLVSDAEVVESYYRRQDVEMIFKELRDSGGSEDIDEDDSEILHNVLELSNKRVKDSMIPRIEIEAVEKDAPIEEVLNMFIQSGHSKLPVYRESIDDVIGVVFAHDFFHSPKSLNEIIRPVKLVPSSKKSKALLTEFRQSNMSVAIVLDEYGGTAGMVTIEDLLEEVVGDIQDEYDVEDEIMKKLSENTYVVSGNVEIHELMEKFAEIELPLEPSQYDTVAGFIINHLGRIPKVNEEVVIEGKKFIISKATPSRIETVKLILIE, encoded by the coding sequence ATGTTTGAGTTTGCCCTGATTTTCATAACTGTTCTTCTGAGTGGCTTTTTTTCAGGGTCGGAAATCGCCTTTGTTACGGCTAATAAGCTTAAGCTGGAAGTTGCTTCACGCAAGAACAACTTTCTGTCCAACTCAATTGAGTTTTTTACACGCAAACCGGAGACTTTCTTAACTACGACGCTGGTTGGGAATAATATCGTAAATGTGCTTTATGCTACGTTTATGGCCATATTTCTGGTTGAGCCTATCCAAGTGTACAGCGAAGCCTGGTTTGGTTTGGTCCCTTCTGAAATACAGATCCTGATTATACAGACCATTATCGCATCTGTGGTCATTATGTTGTTCGGGGAGATTTTGCCCAAAGCTATTTTCCGGGCACTGGCTGATAATATGATCGCCGTTATTTCGATTCCTCTTCGGATTGCCTATTACCTGTTTCGCCCGCTTATCGAAATTTCGAAGGGTTCATCCAATATCCTGATCCGCTGGCTGGTAAGCGATGCAGAGGTGGTGGAAAGCTACTACCGGAGGCAGGACGTGGAAATGATCTTCAAAGAACTGCGGGACAGCGGGGGGAGTGAAGATATTGACGAGGATGACTCCGAGATTCTGCATAATGTATTGGAGCTTTCCAATAAGCGGGTTAAAGACTCTATGATACCCCGCATCGAAATTGAAGCGGTTGAAAAAGATGCGCCTATTGAAGAAGTGCTGAATATGTTTATACAATCCGGCCATTCCAAGCTCCCGGTGTACAGGGAATCTATTGACGATGTGATTGGGGTTGTGTTTGCGCACGATTTTTTCCATTCGCCCAAATCCCTGAACGAGATCATACGTCCGGTTAAGCTGGTGCCGTCCAGTAAAAAATCGAAAGCTTTGCTCACCGAATTCCGCCAGTCGAATATGTCGGTAGCCATCGTTCTGGATGAATATGGAGGCACTGCCGGGATGGTCACCATCGAGGATTTACTGGAAGAGGTAGTGGGTGACATTCAGGACGAATATGATGTTGAAGATGAAATTATGAAGAAGCTTTCCGAAAATACCTATGTGGTAAGCGGGAATGTGGAGATCCATGAGCTGATGGAAAAATTTGCAGAAATTGAACTTCCGCTGGAACCTTCTCAGTACGATACCGTAGCGGGATTCATAATCAATCATTTAGGGCGTATTCCAAAAGTAAATGAGGAAGTGGTGATTGAGGGCAAAAAATTCATTATCAGTAAAGCCACACCCAGCCGCATTGAAACGGTTAAGCTCATTTTAATCGAGTAA
- a CDS encoding ATP-dependent 6-phosphofructokinase — protein MKKVLVTTGGGDCPGLNAVIRAIVKRAAQTNDWQVYGSIEAFNGALRTPKEIIRLNDQEVAGIHAKGGTILKTTNKGGPFNWPVKHEDGSWTTEDRSDEMIDYLKREGFEVVINIGGDGSQKISHQLQEKGLNVIGVPKTIDNDLSSTDYTFGFQTAVDIATDAVDKLVTTASSHHRLMILEVMGRGAGWIALHAAIAGGAEVCLIPEIPYDVNKVLERLNKRYKDGRGFAIIVIAEGAKPREGSVVTRESDEVGYRNQRLGGVAYQLSDQLKSAGFEHDIREMVLGHLQRGGKPEAFDRILATQFGVKAMELAINGEYGKMVSFIDQEIVAVPLSEAAKGNNLVDPNSFLVQTAKGVGISFGD, from the coding sequence ATGAAGAAAGTACTTGTCACCACCGGGGGCGGGGATTGCCCCGGGCTGAATGCGGTAATTCGCGCCATTGTAAAGCGTGCAGCTCAAACCAATGACTGGCAGGTTTATGGCAGTATTGAAGCGTTTAACGGAGCTTTGCGAACGCCTAAAGAGATTATCAGGCTAAATGATCAGGAAGTGGCCGGAATTCACGCCAAAGGCGGAACCATTCTGAAAACGACCAACAAGGGCGGACCTTTTAACTGGCCGGTAAAGCATGAAGACGGTTCATGGACTACGGAAGACCGTTCCGATGAGATGATCGATTATCTGAAAAGGGAAGGCTTTGAGGTTGTCATTAATATCGGTGGAGACGGTTCTCAGAAAATCAGTCACCAGTTGCAGGAAAAAGGATTGAATGTAATCGGCGTTCCCAAAACCATCGATAACGACCTGTCCTCCACCGACTATACCTTTGGTTTCCAGACCGCCGTTGATATTGCCACCGATGCCGTGGATAAATTGGTTACCACCGCCTCCAGCCACCACCGGCTGATGATACTCGAAGTGATGGGCCGTGGAGCCGGCTGGATTGCCCTGCATGCTGCTATAGCCGGGGGAGCGGAAGTTTGCCTGATTCCGGAAATTCCTTATGACGTCAACAAGGTGCTGGAGCGTCTCAACAAACGGTATAAAGATGGACGCGGGTTTGCCATTATTGTGATTGCCGAGGGAGCCAAACCCCGGGAAGGATCGGTAGTTACCCGTGAAAGCGATGAAGTCGGATATCGCAATCAACGGCTTGGCGGTGTTGCCTATCAGCTATCTGATCAGCTGAAATCGGCCGGATTTGAGCATGACATTCGCGAGATGGTGTTAGGTCATCTGCAGCGCGGAGGTAAGCCTGAAGCCTTTGACCGCATTCTTGCCACCCAGTTCGGGGTGAAGGCCATGGAGCTTGCCATCAATGGCGAATACGGAAAAATGGTTTCCTTCATCGATCAAGAAATTGTAGCCGTCCCCTTATCTGAGGCCGCAAAAGGAAATAACCTGGTTGACCCAAACAGCTTTTTGGTACAAACCGCTAAAGGAGTTGGCATTAGTTTCGGGGATTAG
- a CDS encoding SDR family oxidoreductase, with product MNVLVIGANGQIGNRLVHQLKEAGHNPVAMVRKEEQIDQFKEHGVDTVLADLEKDFSHAYQDIDAVVFTAGSGGDTPKSQTKVIDRDGAIKAIDEAEESGVTRFIMVSALKANRDPGTWSEPMEHYYDAKAKADEHLRNSDLSYTVLMPGRLTNESGTGKVELKERIEAIDTKTITRDDVASVIVELLDEEQSFGKSLELLQGDISIKQAISDLS from the coding sequence ATGAACGTATTAGTTATAGGAGCGAACGGACAAATAGGAAACCGGTTGGTACATCAGTTGAAGGAAGCCGGGCACAATCCGGTGGCGATGGTCCGGAAAGAGGAGCAAATCGACCAGTTTAAAGAGCATGGTGTTGACACGGTGCTGGCTGACCTGGAGAAAGATTTCAGCCACGCTTACCAGGATATTGATGCAGTAGTATTTACGGCTGGGTCGGGCGGAGATACCCCTAAATCTCAGACTAAGGTCATAGACCGGGATGGAGCCATTAAAGCCATTGATGAGGCAGAAGAATCGGGTGTTACGCGATTCATTATGGTGAGTGCGCTCAAGGCCAATCGTGATCCGGGAACATGGTCGGAACCCATGGAACACTATTACGATGCCAAAGCCAAAGCTGATGAGCATCTCAGAAATTCCGATCTCAGCTACACGGTGCTGATGCCGGGCCGGCTAACCAATGAGAGCGGTACTGGGAAAGTAGAACTGAAGGAGCGGATTGAGGCCATTGATACCAAAACCATAACCCGGGATGACGTGGCATCGGTTATTGTGGAATTGCTGGATGAGGAACAAAGCTTTGGGAAAAGCCTGGAGCTGCTTCAGGGTGACATATCCATCAAACAAGCCATTTCTGACCTGAGCTAA
- a CDS encoding AAA family ATPase — protein MFDHYPKWSREFARKYLSRTINQFILHGNVHDLVSLKTDEGTEFHRLKSFLSDEFFGARDFVIFYDRASGIYFRDKESQADFNQAIAGRDSLVGTEYAKKMPKDPVRVMSLLEQYFRLRLDQKKSVALIIDYAETIVPMSDAASIGNEDRTSMVYLSRWAHDPMFLASDFTTVMITENLADLNKTLVQNPYTTDIKIDIPAEQERRDFIDYETRDDTWKDISEVKPEIVAQQTAGLNFVNIRSVLSHARENKEKITFDGLSETKKELIEAEAYGLLEFVETEYSLDNVAGHTHVKKHLRQSVKALKAGRQDVMPMGYLVCGPVGTGKTFLVTCFASEVGIPMVKLKNFRSQWQGVTEGNLEKILSLLKAMAPVAVMIDEADAYLGDRDASGDSGVSSRVFSQIATFMSDTTNRGRIVWFLMTARPDLMPIDLKRQGRAEEHLALFPPHTNEERVELFEAMRKKTGLQMTEKYIPAVIEEGFKTFSGADMEAALTRAKFRAAAEGKKKVTPEVLDAALADFLPPTYPEEVELQTLSAVIECTSKELLPERYRDMNRDEILSKIDELKFRVG, from the coding sequence ATGTTTGATCACTATCCAAAATGGTCGCGCGAATTTGCCCGGAAGTATCTGAGCAGAACCATTAATCAGTTTATACTGCACGGAAACGTTCATGACCTGGTTTCTCTGAAAACCGATGAAGGAACGGAATTTCACCGCCTTAAATCCTTTCTCTCGGATGAATTTTTCGGGGCTCGTGACTTTGTGATTTTCTATGACCGCGCTTCCGGTATCTATTTTCGGGATAAAGAGTCTCAGGCTGATTTCAATCAGGCCATTGCCGGGCGGGATAGTTTGGTGGGCACCGAATACGCCAAGAAAATGCCGAAAGACCCGGTTCGGGTGATGTCGCTGCTGGAGCAGTATTTCCGTCTCCGCCTCGATCAAAAGAAAAGTGTGGCACTGATCATCGATTATGCCGAGACCATTGTGCCAATGAGTGATGCAGCTTCTATCGGGAATGAAGACCGGACTTCCATGGTCTATTTATCGCGATGGGCCCATGACCCTATGTTCCTGGCTTCCGATTTTACCACCGTGATGATAACCGAGAACCTGGCCGACCTGAACAAAACACTGGTCCAAAACCCTTACACCACGGATATTAAAATTGATATCCCCGCCGAGCAGGAACGAAGAGATTTTATTGACTACGAAACCCGGGATGACACCTGGAAAGATATTTCGGAAGTGAAACCGGAGATTGTAGCTCAGCAAACGGCAGGCTTGAATTTTGTAAACATCCGGAGCGTGTTATCTCATGCCCGGGAGAATAAAGAAAAGATCACCTTTGACGGCTTATCCGAAACCAAAAAGGAACTGATTGAAGCAGAAGCATACGGACTGCTGGAGTTCGTGGAAACCGAGTACTCGCTGGATAATGTGGCCGGACATACCCATGTGAAAAAGCATTTACGCCAATCCGTTAAAGCGCTGAAAGCCGGCCGGCAGGATGTAATGCCCATGGGATATCTGGTTTGTGGTCCGGTGGGAACCGGTAAAACCTTTTTAGTGACCTGTTTTGCCAGCGAAGTGGGCATCCCGATGGTGAAACTCAAAAACTTCCGAAGCCAATGGCAAGGGGTTACCGAAGGGAATCTGGAGAAGATACTTTCATTGCTTAAAGCTATGGCCCCTGTAGCGGTTATGATTGATGAAGCCGACGCCTACCTTGGCGACCGTGATGCAAGCGGGGACAGCGGAGTTTCAAGTCGCGTATTCTCACAGATCGCTACCTTTATGAGTGATACCACCAACCGCGGACGCATTGTCTGGTTCCTGATGACGGCCCGACCTGACCTCATGCCTATTGACCTGAAACGACAGGGAAGAGCCGAGGAACACCTTGCCCTGTTCCCGCCTCATACCAATGAAGAACGCGTGGAACTTTTTGAAGCCATGCGGAAGAAAACCGGCCTTCAGATGACTGAGAAATACATTCCTGCGGTAATCGAAGAAGGCTTTAAAACCTTTTCCGGTGCAGATATGGAAGCAGCTTTAACCCGGGCCAAATTCCGTGCAGCTGCAGAAGGCAAGAAGAAAGTAACCCCGGAAGTCCTGGATGCTGCACTGGCCGATTTCCTTCCGCCAACCTATCCGGAGGAAGTAGAGCTTCAGACCTTGAGTGCCGTCATTGAATGTACGTCCAAGGAATTACTGCCTGAACGATACCGGGATATGAACCGGGATGAAATTCTCTCAAAAATTGACGAATTGAAGTTTCGGGTGGGTTAA
- a CDS encoding T9SS type A sorting domain-containing protein → MNFFKAFALIITAIIGTFPAAAQTYTIPFASKGNTLQLEVVNSGQENGQDLLVQAVEIPDWISLSADELHLDNISSGDSQIITFRFDAGEKVEVGEVYALTFQITQQGRVIGEKNFQLASDAPADFKLFANFPNPFNPATTISYQLPEQTKVTVQIFNILGQLVSEPVNASQKPGKYQFRWNASSYASGVYLYRFVGKTESGKQVTEQRKMLLVK, encoded by the coding sequence ATGAATTTTTTCAAAGCTTTTGCCCTGATCATTACAGCTATCATTGGAACATTTCCGGCTGCGGCTCAAACTTATACCATTCCTTTTGCCAGTAAAGGAAATACGCTTCAACTGGAAGTGGTAAATTCCGGTCAGGAAAATGGCCAAGACCTTTTAGTACAAGCCGTAGAAATCCCGGATTGGATATCTCTTTCAGCTGATGAACTGCATTTAGATAATATTTCATCCGGTGATAGCCAAATAATCACCTTCCGGTTTGATGCGGGTGAGAAGGTTGAAGTGGGAGAGGTTTATGCGCTTACCTTTCAGATCACTCAACAGGGGAGAGTTATAGGAGAAAAGAATTTCCAACTCGCAAGCGATGCTCCGGCCGATTTTAAGCTATTTGCCAACTTTCCGAATCCGTTTAACCCGGCCACGACTATTTCTTATCAGCTTCCGGAGCAGACCAAAGTGACGGTTCAAATTTTTAATATTCTTGGACAGTTGGTGAGCGAACCGGTGAATGCCTCACAAAAACCCGGTAAATACCAGTTCCGGTGGAATGCTTCCTCCTATGCCAGCGGAGTGTATTTGTATCGTTTTGTTGGGAAAACAGAGAGTGGCAAGCAGGTTACCGAACAACGTAAAATGCTGCTGGTGAAGTAG
- a CDS encoding TetR/AcrR family transcriptional regulator, whose amino-acid sequence MTDKEKDTEELIFEAASRVFQKDGYAGARMQQIADEANINKSMLHYYYRSKDKLFRAVFQQQLAHFFPTIFEILGSELTLDKKVPRLIDAYYNFLQDNPKVVQFIIQEMNNHPDEFRRFMSEKNIHPPKSFAEQIKKEIKAGNMDRVEPRQLLISMVGLILFPFIAQMMVKTVFDLEEQEYLKFLKDRKWFLTDFILNAINYRKP is encoded by the coding sequence ATGACTGACAAAGAAAAGGATACAGAAGAACTGATTTTTGAAGCTGCATCCCGGGTTTTCCAAAAGGATGGCTACGCCGGCGCCCGCATGCAACAAATTGCTGACGAGGCAAACATCAACAAGTCGATGTTGCATTATTATTATCGCAGCAAAGACAAACTGTTCAGGGCGGTATTCCAGCAGCAACTGGCTCACTTTTTTCCCACTATATTCGAAATTTTAGGTTCAGAGCTTACACTGGATAAGAAAGTACCACGCTTGATTGATGCCTACTACAATTTCCTGCAAGACAATCCCAAGGTGGTGCAGTTTATCATACAGGAAATGAATAATCATCCGGATGAATTCAGGCGGTTTATGAGTGAGAAGAACATCCATCCGCCCAAAAGTTTTGCTGAGCAGATAAAGAAAGAAATTAAAGCCGGAAATATGGATCGGGTAGAACCGCGGCAACTGCTGATTAGTATGGTCGGCCTGATTCTATTTCCTTTTATAGCCCAGATGATGGTAAAAACAGTTTTTGACCTGGAAGAACAGGAATACCTGAAGTTTCTGAAAGACCGGAAATGGTTCCTTACTGATTTTATCCTGAACGCCATAAACTACAGAAAGCCATGA
- a CDS encoding Gfo/Idh/MocA family oxidoreductase — protein sequence MNFIRWGVLSTAKIGVEQVIPAMQKGELSKISAISSREEDRAKEVADRLGIEKAYGSYEELLEDEDIDAIYNPLPNHLHVPMTIKALEAGKHVLCEKPIAIDLAESEELVKIIGRYPELKVMEAFMYRFHPQWQVIKQWIDDGEIGAIQTIHSSFTYYNDDPENIRNKADMGGGGLLDIGCYCISASRYLFEDEPIDIKGEVEIHPDFGVDTLASGVLRFAKGTATFSCSTLASPDQKLIIYGTSGIIEMDIPFNPQESPASIRITSGEGQVLKEKTLQANHYTIQGDAFSKAIIENRDVPTPLNDAVANMRVIDALLSL from the coding sequence ATGAATTTTATACGATGGGGAGTTTTAAGTACAGCAAAAATCGGCGTAGAGCAGGTTATTCCGGCTATGCAGAAAGGAGAGTTATCAAAAATATCGGCTATATCATCAAGAGAGGAGGACCGGGCAAAAGAAGTGGCAGATCGGTTGGGTATTGAAAAGGCGTATGGGTCGTATGAAGAACTTTTAGAGGATGAAGATATTGATGCAATTTATAACCCTCTTCCTAATCATCTGCATGTTCCCATGACCATTAAAGCACTGGAGGCAGGCAAGCACGTGCTTTGTGAAAAACCCATAGCTATCGATCTGGCGGAGTCTGAGGAGCTGGTAAAAATAATTGGACGATATCCGGAACTTAAAGTGATGGAGGCATTCATGTATCGTTTCCATCCACAGTGGCAGGTGATTAAGCAATGGATTGATGATGGAGAAATTGGTGCAATACAAACCATTCATTCCTCTTTCACCTATTACAATGATGATCCTGAAAATATCCGAAACAAAGCAGATATGGGCGGCGGCGGTTTATTGGATATAGGCTGTTACTGTATTTCAGCTTCCCGTTATTTATTTGAGGATGAACCTATTGATATAAAAGGGGAGGTAGAAATTCATCCGGACTTTGGAGTTGATACGTTAGCTTCAGGCGTTCTCAGGTTCGCGAAAGGAACAGCCACGTTTAGTTGTTCTACCCTTGCCAGTCCCGATCAAAAGCTCATCATTTATGGAACGTCGGGTATTATTGAAATGGATATACCCTTTAACCCGCAGGAAAGCCCGGCTTCCATAAGAATTACAAGCGGAGAAGGACAAGTTCTGAAAGAGAAAACATTACAAGCTAATCATTACACAATCCAGGGAGATGCTTTTTCAAAAGCCATTATCGAGAATAGGGATGTCCCCACTCCTTTAAATGATGCCGTTGCCAATATGAGAGTTATTGACGCACTGCTTTCCCTTTAA
- a CDS encoding TolC family protein, giving the protein MNTFLASLLIFTFVNQSAPSDSVSLNYCYQQAEEYYPAAKKVALQEKITELNINIVNTGYYPQVSVNGRASYQSEVTEFGLPGGGAPPVSKDQYEASIQLSQNIYNGGVTAIRKDLERTQGMQEVLSTKVELQQVRAQIDQVYFGILLSQQQMEATKLMISELDERLEGVRSKVENGVLLKSQQLILEAGLIKAKQDSASIMANITSGYLVLGELIGEKLNPFIKLTLPDPVSEGVVTDVARPEMALFENSVKALEQQKKLVQTGKIPRISAFGSAAYGRPGLNFLNDDFHDYYMVGLRLNWNLMDFLNADEQNEVLNIRQKTIRQNEESFTLQLQTQLSRIEERIKAIKENIIHDKEIIEIRELVVAESSNQLENGVITATEYITELTHANRARLSLLTNEIKLVQARAEYRTALGLDLE; this is encoded by the coding sequence ATGAACACGTTTCTCGCTTCGTTACTGATATTCACGTTTGTGAATCAAAGTGCCCCTTCAGATTCCGTTTCACTGAACTACTGCTACCAACAGGCGGAAGAATATTACCCGGCGGCAAAGAAGGTGGCGCTCCAGGAAAAGATAACAGAGCTAAATATCAACATTGTGAATACGGGTTATTACCCACAGGTATCTGTAAACGGGCGGGCGAGTTATCAGTCGGAAGTAACGGAATTCGGGTTACCGGGGGGAGGGGCGCCCCCGGTTAGCAAAGATCAGTATGAAGCTTCCATACAGCTTAGCCAGAACATTTATAACGGCGGAGTTACGGCCATCAGAAAAGACCTGGAGCGGACACAAGGAATGCAGGAAGTGCTTTCCACAAAGGTGGAACTTCAGCAGGTAAGAGCACAAATTGATCAGGTGTACTTTGGGATACTGCTTTCTCAACAGCAGATGGAAGCCACAAAATTGATGATCTCGGAACTGGATGAACGCCTGGAAGGTGTCCGTTCCAAAGTTGAAAATGGGGTTCTGCTGAAAAGCCAGCAGTTGATCCTGGAAGCCGGACTGATCAAAGCTAAGCAGGATTCGGCAAGCATCATGGCGAATATAACATCCGGATACCTGGTGCTGGGAGAACTGATAGGGGAAAAGCTGAATCCTTTTATTAAACTTACACTACCTGATCCGGTTTCTGAAGGTGTAGTAACTGATGTGGCAAGACCAGAAATGGCTTTGTTTGAAAATTCGGTGAAAGCTTTGGAGCAGCAAAAGAAACTGGTTCAAACCGGCAAAATACCACGCATTTCGGCATTTGGGTCCGCTGCTTATGGACGTCCGGGACTCAACTTCTTAAACGATGACTTCCATGATTACTACATGGTGGGCCTGCGTTTAAACTGGAATTTGATGGACTTCCTGAATGCCGATGAGCAGAATGAAGTGCTGAACATCCGGCAGAAAACCATCCGGCAAAACGAAGAGTCATTTACCCTTCAGCTTCAGACCCAATTGAGTAGAATTGAAGAGCGAATCAAAGCCATTAAAGAGAACATCATCCACGATAAAGAAATCATCGAAATCAGGGAGCTGGTGGTAGCTGAAAGTTCCAATCAACTTGAGAATGGGGTGATTACGGCAACGGAATATATCACCGAGTTAACCCATGCCAACCGGGCCCGGCTTTCCTTGCTTACAAATGAAATCAAATTAGTTCAGGCCCGGGCTGAGTATCGAACGGCTTTGGGATTGGATCTGGAATAG